From Candidatus Edwardsbacteria bacterium RifOxyA12_full_54_48, a single genomic window includes:
- a CDS encoding nitrilase, producing the protein MKYLTLALVQMRCQKAAIEDNIKEMRRYLDQAKGAKADIVCFPEMNITGYIDPRQHPEAVISRDHPAIKEINGLSREYHTTIIAGFVEQNNADKPFITQFVAEGGSIKGYYRKKTVKEDEIKRFSPGEEQPIFAIKGLTYGLSICADLDDGNIFKELARQGAKMVIECAAPGLYGDQKTRNWQEGYDWWRGECFGKLGKYAADNGIHIAVATQAGRTTDEDFPGGGYLFSPDGRCLAQSAGWKEGMLTAKIPSG; encoded by the coding sequence ATGAAATATCTGACCCTGGCCCTGGTCCAGATGCGTTGCCAGAAGGCGGCCATAGAAGACAATATAAAAGAGATGCGCCGATATCTTGACCAGGCCAAAGGTGCCAAGGCCGACATCGTCTGCTTTCCCGAGATGAACATCACCGGATATATCGACCCCCGGCAGCATCCGGAGGCGGTCATCTCCCGGGACCATCCCGCCATCAAAGAAATCAACGGGTTAAGCCGGGAATACCATACTACCATCATCGCCGGGTTCGTGGAGCAAAATAACGCAGACAAACCATTCATCACCCAATTTGTTGCGGAAGGCGGATCGATCAAGGGATACTACCGCAAGAAGACCGTCAAGGAGGATGAGATAAAACGGTTCAGTCCGGGAGAGGAACAGCCGATATTTGCCATTAAAGGCCTGACCTACGGTTTGTCAATCTGTGCCGATCTCGATGATGGAAACATTTTTAAAGAGCTGGCCCGCCAGGGGGCCAAAATGGTCATAGAGTGCGCCGCCCCAGGCCTTTACGGAGACCAGAAAACCAGGAACTGGCAGGAGGGTTACGATTGGTGGAGGGGAGAATGCTTCGGCAAGCTGGGCAAATATGCCGCCGACAACGGCATCCATATTGCGGTGGCCACCCAGGCCGGCCGGACGACGGACGAGGATTTCCCGGGAGGGGGCTATTTGTTTTCCCCTGATGGCAGGTGCTTGGCTCAGTCGGCCGGCTGGAAAGAGGGGATGCTGACGGCAAAAATCCCATCAGGATGA
- a CDS encoding proline--tRNA ligase — translation MRWSKAFIPTIKEDQAEAEMQSHQLMLRSGMIRQLTAGVYEYLPLGWRVFLKVMQIVREEMNRAGAQELFLPALAPAEIWQESGRWEDFGDEMFRVKDRKKRDYALCPTHEEIITDLARAKLRSYRDLPQNWYQMQVKFRDEPRPRSGVLRVRHFIMKDAYSMDRDQAGLDISYQAMYDAYHRIFSRCGIKFFVVGASSGLMGGSGSQEFMVASPSGEDSCAVCPACGYAANLEVAQSQVASPAYPAAALAEVPTPEKRTVEEVCGFLKIPASQLVKSLLYMADGQPVFALVRGDDELNESKLQTALGSGNFRPATPEEVLKTTQANVGFISPVGIDGIKVLADLALQGAQGMVSGANKDHHHLSGIDLARDVKVERYADLRMVRAEEPCIKCGQPLIVTQAIELGHVFKLGTKYSQALKANFVDEDGSEKPLVMGSYGIGIERVAACIIEQSHDQSGIIWPLAVAPYQVIISQLGGPGTESAKVSESLYNELQDARFEVLLDDREERPGFKFKDADLTGIPIRINVGEKSLREGLVEIKQRRDGQVFKVRPEEVRRKIQELTSVEMWPLKQQ, via the coding sequence TTGCGCTGGAGTAAAGCTTTCATACCCACCATCAAGGAGGACCAGGCCGAGGCCGAGATGCAGAGCCATCAGCTGATGCTGAGATCCGGAATGATCCGCCAACTGACCGCCGGGGTCTACGAATATCTGCCCCTGGGGTGGCGGGTGTTCCTGAAGGTGATGCAGATAGTCCGGGAGGAGATGAACCGGGCCGGGGCCCAGGAGCTTTTTCTGCCGGCCCTGGCGCCGGCCGAGATCTGGCAGGAGAGCGGGCGGTGGGAGGATTTCGGGGACGAGATGTTCCGGGTCAAGGACCGTAAAAAAAGGGACTATGCCCTGTGCCCCACCCACGAGGAGATCATCACCGACCTGGCCCGGGCCAAGCTTCGTTCCTACCGGGACCTGCCCCAGAACTGGTACCAGATGCAGGTCAAGTTCCGCGACGAGCCCCGGCCCCGCTCCGGGGTGCTCCGGGTGCGGCACTTCATAATGAAGGACGCCTACAGCATGGACCGGGACCAGGCCGGGCTGGACATCTCCTACCAGGCCATGTACGACGCCTACCACCGTATATTCTCCCGCTGCGGCATCAAATTCTTCGTGGTGGGGGCCTCCTCGGGGCTGATGGGGGGCAGCGGCTCCCAGGAGTTCATGGTGGCCTCGCCCTCCGGCGAGGATTCCTGCGCGGTCTGCCCGGCCTGCGGATACGCCGCCAACCTGGAAGTGGCCCAATCCCAGGTCGCCAGCCCGGCCTATCCCGCTGCGGCACTGGCCGAGGTGCCCACCCCGGAGAAGCGGACAGTGGAGGAGGTCTGCGGGTTCCTGAAAATTCCCGCCTCGCAGCTGGTCAAGAGCCTGCTATATATGGCGGACGGCCAGCCAGTGTTCGCCCTGGTCCGGGGCGACGATGAATTGAACGAGTCCAAGCTCCAGACGGCCCTGGGGTCTGGCAACTTCCGTCCGGCCACCCCGGAGGAGGTGCTTAAAACAACCCAGGCCAATGTGGGTTTCATCTCCCCGGTGGGGATCGACGGCATAAAAGTGCTGGCCGACCTGGCTCTGCAGGGCGCCCAGGGCATGGTCTCCGGCGCCAATAAGGACCACCATCACCTGAGCGGCATCGACCTGGCCCGCGACGTCAAGGTGGAGAGATATGCCGATCTCCGGATGGTCAGGGCCGAGGAGCCCTGCATAAAATGCGGCCAGCCGCTGATCGTCACCCAGGCCATCGAGCTGGGGCACGTCTTCAAGCTGGGCACCAAGTATTCCCAGGCATTAAAGGCCAATTTCGTGGACGAGGACGGCAGCGAAAAACCGCTGGTGATGGGCTCCTACGGCATCGGGATCGAGCGGGTGGCGGCCTGCATCATCGAGCAGAGCCACGACCAGTCGGGCATCATCTGGCCGCTGGCGGTGGCGCCCTATCAGGTGATCATCAGCCAGCTGGGCGGGCCGGGCACCGAATCGGCCAAGGTTTCGGAATCCCTGTATAATGAACTGCAGGACGCCCGGTTCGAGGTCCTGCTGGACGACCGCGAGGAGCGGCCGGGCTTCAAGTTCAAGGACGCCGACCTGACCGGAATTCCCATCCGCATCAACGTGGGCGAGAAGAGCCTGCGGGAGGGGCTGGTGGAGATCAAACAGCGCCGGGACGGGCAGGTGTTCAAAGTGCGCCCCGAGGAGGTGCGCCGCAAGATCCAGGAGCTGACCTCGGTGGAGATGTGGCCGCTGAAGCAGCAGTAG
- a CDS encoding cysteine desulfurase NifS, translated as MKMEHIYLDHNATTPVRPEVLQAMLPFYGPEYGNPSSIHWLGREARQSIEKSREQVAAALACDPSEVVFTGSGTESDNQAIKGAVFANRDRGDHIITTRIEHHAVLHSFEYLQKHFNIRTTFLGVDRYGLVDPEELRRTINQKTILVSVMQANNEVGTIQPLPELADICRENKALFHSDAVQAFGKLETDVKTLGVDLLSVSAHKIYGPKGTGALYVKKGTRLHPLIHGGGHERNRRAGTENAAGIVGLGAASELAAGERLAQWDRLTALRERLWRGIERNIPHVRRNGHPEKSLPGTLNVSFEYVEGEGILLSLDMKGIAASSGSACTSGSLEPSHVLAAMGVPTEIAQGSLRFSLGRDNTEQQMDYAVEVLAQAVARLREMSPIAPRASCGIEGKSS; from the coding sequence ATGAAAATGGAACATATCTATCTTGATCACAACGCCACCACGCCGGTGCGGCCCGAGGTCCTGCAGGCCATGCTTCCCTTTTACGGCCCCGAGTACGGGAACCCCTCCAGCATCCATTGGCTGGGCCGCGAGGCCCGCCAGTCCATCGAGAAATCCCGGGAACAGGTGGCGGCGGCCCTGGCCTGCGATCCCTCGGAGGTGGTCTTCACCGGCTCCGGGACCGAGTCCGACAACCAGGCCATCAAGGGGGCGGTCTTTGCCAACCGGGACCGGGGCGACCACATCATCACCACCAGGATCGAGCATCATGCGGTGCTCCACAGCTTTGAGTACCTGCAAAAACATTTCAACATCCGGACCACCTTTCTGGGGGTGGACCGATACGGCCTGGTGGATCCCGAAGAACTGCGACGGACGATAAACCAGAAGACCATACTGGTCTCGGTGATGCAGGCCAACAACGAGGTCGGCACCATCCAGCCCCTGCCGGAGCTGGCCGATATCTGCCGGGAGAACAAGGCGTTGTTTCACAGCGATGCCGTCCAGGCCTTCGGCAAACTGGAGACGGATGTGAAAACCCTGGGGGTGGATCTGCTGTCGGTATCGGCCCACAAAATATACGGCCCCAAGGGGACCGGGGCGCTGTATGTCAAAAAGGGAACCCGCCTGCATCCCCTGATCCACGGGGGCGGGCACGAGAGGAACCGCCGGGCCGGCACCGAGAACGCCGCCGGGATCGTAGGGCTGGGGGCGGCCTCCGAGCTGGCGGCCGGCGAAAGGCTGGCCCAATGGGACCGCCTGACCGCCCTGCGGGAAAGATTGTGGCGGGGCATCGAGCGGAACATCCCCCATGTCCGGCGGAACGGGCATCCGGAAAAATCGCTGCCCGGCACCCTGAATGTCTCATTCGAATACGTCGAGGGGGAGGGCATCCTGCTGTCGCTGGACATGAAGGGGATCGCGGCCTCCTCCGGCTCGGCCTGCACCTCCGGCAGCCTGGAGCCGTCCCATGTGCTGGCGGCCATGGGCGTGCCCACCGAGATCGCCCAGGGGTCATTGCGTTTTTCCCTGGGAAGGGACAACACCGAACAACAGATGGATTACGCCGTGGAGGTGCTGGCCCAGGCGGTGGCCCGCTTGCGGGAGATGTCGCCCATCGCCCCCCGGGCATCCTGCGGCATCGAGGGCAAATCCAGCTGA